A stretch of Oreochromis aureus strain Israel breed Guangdong unplaced genomic scaffold, ZZ_aureus HiC_scaffold_90, whole genome shotgun sequence DNA encodes these proteins:
- the LOC120437332 gene encoding Fc receptor-like protein 4, translating to MCCSSKPRATLTAQRLIIPAGGSVTLSCSVEGSAGWKFDWFRHDSEFSGAQKIGAGTSEHTISISEGGIYYCRGGRGDPVFSTEDSAPVTIQKRVTVLAAVKLQHSWSQIFTGETITLRCEIQGGEGKVWKYEWTAPNTNSPPTSSEYRISRVSVSHSGDYRCRGSSDYLLAGRSDAFRLTVSSSKPRASLTAHSSIIPAGGSVTLSCSVEGSAGWKFDWFRRDSVSSKAQLMRGNEANRVISVSQGGLYHCRGGRGDPVFYTEDSSDVTVVETCEF from the exons ATGTGCTGCT CAAGTAAACCCagagccacactgacagcacaaAGGTTAAtcataccagcagggggcagtgtgacactgagctgCTCTGTGGAGGGCTCTGCTGGCTGGAAGTTTGACTGGTTCAGACATGATTCAGAGTTTTCTGGTGCTCAGAAAATAGGAGCTGGAACATCAGAGCACACTATCAGTATTTCAGAAGGAGGTATCTATtactgcagaggagggagaggagatccAGTTTTCTCCACAGAGGACAGTGCTCCAGTTACAATTCAGAAACGAG taaCAGTTTTGGCTGCTGTGAAACTGCAGCACAGCTGGTCTCAGATATTCACTGGTGAGACAATCACTctcagatgtgagattcagggaggtgaaggaaAGGTGTGGAAATATGAATGGACAGCACCCAACACAAACAGCCCTCCAACATCCAGTGAATACAGGATCAGCAGAGTTTCAGTGTCCCACAGTGGAGACTACAGATGTCGGGGTAGCAGTGACTATCTCTTAGCAGGACGGAGTGATGCCTTCAGACTGACAGTTTCAT CAAGTAAACCCAGAGCCTCACTGACAGCACACAGTTCAAtcataccagcagggggcagtgtgacactgagctgCTCTGTGGAGGGCTCTGCTGGCTGGAAGTTTGACTGGTTCAGACGTGATTCAGTCTCTTCTAAAGCTCAGCTCATGAGAGGAAATGAAGCAAACAGAGTTATTAGTGTCTCACAAGGAGGTCTGTACcactgcagaggagggagaggagatccagttttctacacagaggacagcagTGATGTCACAGTTGTAGAAACTTGTGAGTTTTAA